CGCCTTCGGAATGATGACGGAGCCGTCCTCCTGCTGGTTGTTCTCCAGGATGGCTGCGACGGTGCGGCCGACGGCCAAGCCCGAGCCGTTGAGCGTGTGGAGGTATTCCGGCTTTGCCTTCGGCTCCGGGCGATACTTGATGTTCGCGCGGCGCGCCTGATAGTCGAGGCAGTTCGAGCAGGAGGAAATCTCGCGGTACACGCCCTGCGACGGCATCCAGACCTCGATGTCGTACGTCTTCGCCGACGTAAAGCTCATATCGCCCGTGCAGAGCAGAATGACACGATACGGCAGCTCAAGGAGGCGAAGCACATCCTCGGCGGCATCGACCATGGACTCCAGCTCGTCATAGGAGGTCGACGGCTCGCAGAACTTGATGAGCTCGACCTTGTTGAACTGATGCTGGCGGATCAGGCCGCGCGTATCGCGTCCGGCGCTGCCCGCCTCCGCGCGGAAGCACGCCGTGTAGCTTGTGTAGTATTCCGGCAGCTGCTTCGCGTCCAGGATCTCGTCGCGGTGGTAGTTCGTCGTCGGAACCTCCGCCGTCGGCACGAGGTAGTAGTCCAGCCCTTCGAGCTTGAACATATCCTCGGCGAACTTCGGCAGCTGCCCGGTCCCCGTCATGCTGTCCTTATTCGCGATGTAGGGGGCGAGCATCTCCGTATAGCCGTGCTTCTCCGCGTGCAGATCCATCATGAAGTTGATGCAGGCGCGCTCAAGCCGCGCGCCGAGCCCCTTGTAGAAGTGGAAGCGCGCGCCCGTGACCTTCGCCGCGCGATCCGGGTCAAGGATGTCGAGCTCCCTGCCGAGATCCCAATGCGCCTTCGGCGCAAAGGAAAATTCCCGCGGCGTCCCGACTCTTCGCTGCTCGACGTTGTCGTTTTCATCCTTGCCGACAGGGACGCTCGCGTCCGGCATATTGGGAACGTTCAGGAGCATCTCGCGCAGCTTTTCCTCAATGTCCCTGACCTCGTTATCGAGCGCGGAAATCTCCTCGCCGACCTGACGCAGCTTCTGCGAAAGCGCCGCGGCCTTCTCTTCCTCTCCGCTCTTTTTCAGCGCGCCGACCTCTTTCGAGTGCGTATTGCGGTACGCCTTCTGCTCCTCCACCTTGCCGAGCAGATCGCGGCGCGCCTTCTCGAGGTCGCTGAATCCGTCGAGACGGTAGCTGTTATTGCGCTTTTCCAGCATCTCCTGCACTTCGTCTAGGTGATCGCGAACAAATTTCATATCGAGCATTGCATATTCCTCCGATTCGTCCCCTCCGCCACACAGCGTGTGACAGCTCCCCAAGAGGGAAGGTCGATGATCTCATTCCAAATCAACATCATTATACGTTCTTTGCGCGGCCGGGGCAAGCGATTCACTAAATCCGTATCTCAAACCTCTTTGTCGGCTTTTCCTGCTCTTCCTGCTTCCCCGGCTGCTGCGATGCAGGCTGCGCGCTTCGCGGCGGAGGCGACGCGGCGGGAGCGGCACTCGGCGGCTCCCTGCGCGGAACGCTCGGCGCAGCTCCCGTGCGAAGCTCAGCGTTCTTCGTCGCCTCGGCGAGCGCGTGCATGCGGTCCGCAAGCGTCAGCGGCGGCTTGTGCCTGCGCGGCGTCCTTGGAATCGATGCGGGATTGACAGCCCTCTTTTCCTGCATATCCTGCAGGAGCTTCGCTCCGTCTCCCCGCCCTGTCTCCGATGTATCCGGCCGTTTGCTCGGCACGCCGCCGAAGCCCTCCAAAAAGCTGTTGTCCGCCGTGCGCCCGCGCATGAATTTCTGCCAGAGCACGCCGACGATGATGCCCGCCAGGATGACCATCGGCAGAATCGTAAAGAGACTGCTCGACGCGTCGTGACGGCCGGGTGTCAGGAGATCGGGGTCGACACCGCCCGGCGCCTGCGTGCTTCGCCCCGTTTCCGACGCCGCGGGAGGGAGGTTCGTGCCCTCGATGACATTGCGCTGCACCTGATTGATATTCGTCGTCCCCGTCGTCTGCGGATTGCTGCCCGCATTCCCCTGCGCGGCATCCGCCTCCCTCGCTTCCGGCGTGCGGTTATCGGTCACCGACGAGCTCTCCCGACGGACGGGCTCCGCCTGCATCCTGCGCCCGGCATCACCCGCGTTCGATGCCGCCTGCTCGCCCGTCGAGCGCGCCGCGTCGGCGCGCTCCTGCGCCCCCTCAACCGCCGCACGTCCCGAGGCGGAGAAATCCGGCATCCCGCCCGTCGCCGCCTGTACCGCATCGAACTGCGGCATGGACGGCGGTGTCGGCGGCGTAGGTGGAATTACTGCCGGCATATCACTCATCTCCTTATGACAGCTTCTTAAGAAAGCACTGACACCAATCTGACAGACTTCATTTTATCAGCGCTTCCTTGTCTTTATAGGAAAAACCTTCCCGCTGCGGGAAGGTTTTACTTCGGGTTCCTTTACTTCTCCATTCCATGGTGCCAGGCGTATATGTAATCCACGATCGCCTGCATCGGCGAGCCCGGCTGGTAGGGCTCCGGAGGAAGCGGCGTATCCGACGAGCTCTTCACTTCACGCGTTTCATAGCTCATCGTCTTCGAACTCAAGATCTGATACGTTCTCTTTGCGTAGTCAAAGTGTATCCTGTAACGATAAAGGAGATCTTCCTTCGCCTTGATGATCAGGACTACCGCCGTGTATTCGTGATCGCTGTCGATGGAGATTTTCCACGTATCCACATAGTATCCCGTCGTGCCTCTCGCATCAACGAAGCGCCAGCCGTCCTCATCGGAAGCCGCCGCCGTCCCGCTGACAGCCATTGACGCTATAAACACAGCCACCCACAGAAGGCGAAGCGGCGCGAACAAACTCCTCAAATAAATCGTCCCTTTTCCACATTACATTCTTCTAATCATACTTTTCCATTATATGTAAAAAAGCGCGTCGCGTCAACCACTTTACGAAGGTTAATCCTGCCGGGCCAAATTGTCTGAACCGCAATATCCAGTCGGACAATCATGTATGACAGAATCAAAATTCCTAAGGAAGCGCTGATAAAATGAAGTCTGTCAGATTAGTACAGATTTTTCGTCCGAACAAGGTGGCAAACCGGACGCAGAGTGGTGCTCTGTGGAGGATTTGCCGCCGAAGTGCGGGCAAAAAAGATGTGCCAAGATGATGGGCTGAATTTATCAGTGCTTCCTTAAACAACTGCAAGCAGGAAAATCGAGGGACGGAATCGAAAGAATAATTTTATCACGCTGTATGCCGCATGAACGTCGGCACGGCCGCAGCCGCACACATTGGCGGCAAGAAATTACGGGACAGAGGAACAAGGAGACAAGTACATGAAGAGAATCAGAAAAAGCTTTATCGCTTTCGCGCTGGCGGGTATCTTTACGCTTCCATTTTCGCCGCTTGCCGCGGCGGCGGACGATATGAACGACGCGCCCGTCACTGCCGAGAGCTTATCGGAAGCGAACCGGAGCGACAGGGACCGCATTGCCGCCGCCTATCTTGCCCTGTTCGAGGACAAACGGCAAAAGTCCGCTGCAACGGTTTCCATCGATACCCCCCTTGCCGACATTGACTGCGAGGGAGAAATCCACCTGCAAAAGGATGACGACGCGACCAGGAGCAAGATCGAGCTCGCGTACGAGATCGAGCCGAAGGCATTTATGGGCGACAAGAAGGATATCATTTCCGGTTCAGTCCTTCTCTACTCGATAGATGATGCGGAGACGAGCACGGCTTACTACATCACCTCATTCGGAAAAACCGAGGACCAAACGTGGAAAAAGATGAGCACGCCCCTGTCGGAAGCCGGCGACGCCATCAAGCAGTGGCAGACAATGACCGAACAGTATAAACAGGATTTTTCGACGACCATTAAGGACGTAAAAACTATTTCCGACAGCGAGAGGGAAACAACGTATGAGATTACAGTCGACGGGGAAAAAAGCGGCCGACTGCTGCAGGAGATGATCGGGACGCTTCTCTCCGTCGCGGATACGGCGGCAAGTCAAAAAGCGAAAAAACAGGGTGGAAAGCTGAAGAAAAAAGATGCGGCGCCCGCCCTGTCAAACGAAGAGCTTCTCGCCGTCACGGGCAAGATCCTGCGGGAATTCCCGGACTATACGTCAACGGTTGTATACAGCAAGGAGACGAACCGCATTCTCTCGGATTCGACGGACTTCTCCTTCGTCGTGCAGCGTCTCATCCAGGCGGGCATTCGCCAGGCTCCTCCGCAGTACCGCGATAAGACGGGTTTCCTCGCGTTTTTCATTGACAGCTCGAAGGTGCGGATCAAGAATACTTACGGCACGCTCGGCGCGGACGAGGTCATAGAGATCCCGCAGGAGGTCATTGATAACGCCGTCGAGGCACCGATTCCGCTGCCCGAAACGAAACTCTGAGAACAGCGCACAAAGAGATGCGTCATGATGATCGGCGCTGATGTATTCCCATAAAACAATAGAGGCGGCTGCGCCGAGATGCGCAGCCGCCTCTATTTTTATATCCGATACGGATTACAGGTACTTCCGAATCAATGCGTGGAGCTTCGATCCTGTCTCAATGCCGGAGAAGTGTTTGAGCGCGGCGTCGACGCCGTTTGCCTTGATGTAGTCCTGCAGCTCGACCGCCTCGGGGTCTTCCTTGCAGTCAAACTTCATCGCTGCCGCAATGACGAGGGCAAGGCCTTCCGGCTCCTTCCCCATCTCGATGAGCTGCGCCGCCGGAGCGACGAGACGATCGGCGGCGCCCAGCTTGCGGATGGGCCCGCGTCCGACACGCGTGACTTCGTCGGAGATGTGCGGGTTCTTGAAGCGGCTCTCGGACTTTTCGATGTACGCCTGATGGACAGCCGGGTCGAAGCCGTGCTTTTTGACGAGCAGCTCGCCTGTCTCCTTCCACACCTCGCGGACAGCGGCGACGATCTCCTCGTCCTGCATCGCGTGGTAGATGTCCTTGATGCCCTTCTGATAGGCGAGGTAAGCTGTTGAAGCGTGTCCCGTGTTGAGCGTAAAGAGCTTGCGCTCGATGTAGGCGCCGAGGTCATCGACGTAGTGAATCCCCTGAATCGGCGGACGCTCGCCCTTGATCATCGTCGCGTCGACATCGAGCTCGCAGTACTCCTCCACGGCGACGCGGAGCTTTTCCTCCGGATGCTGTATGGGGACGATGCGGTCAACCGCGGCGTTCGGGAAGGCGATGAGCGCATCGGCCTTCTTCCTGACATCCTCGGAAAGGTGCTCATAGACGAGCCCCTTCAAAATCTGCGAACCGCCGACCATGTTCTCGCAGGCAATGATGTTGAGCGGCGTCGAATTGACTTCCACGCGCTTCTCGATGCCTTTCGCGATGTTTGGCGCGATGAACTTCAGGATGTTCGGGCCGATGGCTGTCGTGAGGACGTCGGTCTCGACGAAGTTCTTCACAAAGAGGTCGACGTCGCCGCCGTTGATCGCGCGGACGTGCTCAACGACGATCTCCTGCGGCGCATCGCCGACGATCTCAATCGTATACTTGCCGAGGTTGTTGATATCATCGATGACTTCCTGCTGGACGTCGACAAAGGTGATCTCGTAGCCGGACGCGGAGAGCAGCTGGCCGAGGAATCCCCGACCGATGTTGCCGGCGCCGTAGTGCATTGCTTTCTTCATGTTCATGCCTCTTTCTGAACCGGATCGTTATCTTCCCTCATCAGTCATTTTTCGTGAACAAGTCATAGAGAAGGTTCGCATCCGTCGTCGTGTACAGCTCCTGCATCTTCGCCTCATCGTAGTCCTCGATCGCCGAGGCGATGTTCGCGAGAATCGCGAGGTGGTCGTTGTCTTTGCCGGCGATGCCGACGATGATATGCGCTTTATTGCCGTCAGCGAATTCAATGCCTTCCGGCGACTGGATGACGACGATACCCGACTGCTTGACGGCGTCCTTGACTGCGTTTTCACCGTGCGGAATGGCGATGCCGTTGCCGATGTAGGTGGAGAGATCGCGTTCGCGGGCGAGCATGCCCTCGACGTAGCGCTCTTCGACGTAGCCGGCGGCGACGAGCGTCTCGCCCGCCTTCTTGATGACCTCTTCCTTCGTGAGGCCGTTGACGCCCAGGAAGATGTTTTCCCGCTTGAGGACGCCTTCCTTGACCTGATCGGCCGGATTGTCCGCGGCGGCTTCCGCGCCCGAGGCGTCGACGCCGGCGAGGCGCGCGGAGATGATCTCATAGACGTTGTTGTTCGTGAAATCCTGTACGAAGATGTGCTCTGCCTGCGGCGAATCCTCGATAGCGCGAGCCTTCAATTTCTCATGGGAGACGACGATCTGCGCGTCGCTCGGAATGTTGCCGATCGCCGTATTCGTGACGGAGATGTGCGTGATGCCGTCCTTTTTCAGCTTTTTGCGAAGCGCCGCGGCGCCGAGCGCGGAGGAGCCCATACCCGCGTCGCAGGCGTAGATGATCTTCCGGAGATCCTTGCCGGCAACCTCGGCTTCGCCCTGTACGCCGGCCTCGCCCTTGCTCTTTGCCTTCATGTCCTTCATCTGCGCCTGTGCGGCTTCGAGGTCATCGCCGTCCTCAATCGGAGACGACTTTAGGATGATGGAGGCTATGACGCCGGACACGGCCGTCGCGACGAGGAAGTCCGCGATGTTGGCAAAGAAGCATCCGGACGGCGTCATCGCGAGAACCGCCAGAATGCTGCCCGGCGCGGACGGGCCCGAAAGACCGCCGTCAAACAGCGTGAGCGTGAAGACGCCCGATGCCCCGCCGGCAATAACGGCAAGGATGAGCGAAGGCTTCATGAGGATATAGGGGAAGTAGATTTCGTGAATACCGCCGAGAACGTGGATGATCATCGCGCCCGGGGACGATGCCTTTGCCGAGCCCGTGCCGAAGAACGCGTACGCGAGGAGGATGCCGAAGCCGGGGCCCGGGTTCGCCTCCAGGAGGAAGAGCATGCTCTTGCCGACTTCCTGCGCCTGCTGCGTCGCAATCGGCGTGAGGACGCCGTGGTTGATGGCGTTGTTGAGGAAGAGTACCTTTGCCGGCTCGATGAGGAGCGATGCGAGCGGCAGGAAGCCCGTCGCGATGAGCGCATCCACGCCCTCGCGCAGGATGCCGTTCATCGTCGTGACGACCGGCCCCGTGACGGCGTAGGCGATCATCGCGAGGATCGCGCCCAAAATGCCCGCGGAGAAGTTGTTGACGAGCATCTCAAAGCCCGTCGGAATGCTGTCCTGCACGGCTTCATCGAACTTCTTGATGACCCAGCCGCCGAAGGGGCCCATGATCATCGCTCCGAGGAACATCGGGATGTCAGCGCCGGAAATGGCGCCGCTCGTCGCGATCGCGCCGACAACGCCGCCGCGCTGTCCGTAGATCATATTACCGCCGGCAAAACCGATCAGCAGCGGGATAAGCCACTTCGCCATCGGTGCCGGCACCTGTGCCAGATACTCGTTCGGCATCCAGCCGACGGGGATGAAAAGGGCGATCATTAAGCCCCATGCAATAAATGCGCCGATATTCGGCATGACCATAGCAGAAAGGGCGCGCCCGAATCTCTGCATGGTCTCCTGTGCTCCGCCTGGACTTGCCATGTATAAATCCCTCCTTGCCTGCGATTCGCGAATGCCCGCGAATCGCAGGGAAGCACGGGTGCGTCCGCGCTTCCCTAAAAAATAATAACATTTCCGCAAGAAGTCACGGAAGTATCGGGCGATGTGCGCCCGGTCTTCCCCGTAACCTCCTTCTTGCAGAGACACGACAAGGCC
This portion of the Selenomonas sp. TAMA-11512 genome encodes:
- a CDS encoding PTS mannitol transporter subunit IICBA; this encodes MASPGGAQETMQRFGRALSAMVMPNIGAFIAWGLMIALFIPVGWMPNEYLAQVPAPMAKWLIPLLIGFAGGNMIYGQRGGVVGAIATSGAISGADIPMFLGAMIMGPFGGWVIKKFDEAVQDSIPTGFEMLVNNFSAGILGAILAMIAYAVTGPVVTTMNGILREGVDALIATGFLPLASLLIEPAKVLFLNNAINHGVLTPIATQQAQEVGKSMLFLLEANPGPGFGILLAYAFFGTGSAKASSPGAMIIHVLGGIHEIYFPYILMKPSLILAVIAGGASGVFTLTLFDGGLSGPSAPGSILAVLAMTPSGCFFANIADFLVATAVSGVIASIILKSSPIEDGDDLEAAQAQMKDMKAKSKGEAGVQGEAEVAGKDLRKIIYACDAGMGSSALGAAALRKKLKKDGITHISVTNTAIGNIPSDAQIVVSHEKLKARAIEDSPQAEHIFVQDFTNNNVYEIISARLAGVDASGAEAAADNPADQVKEGVLKRENIFLGVNGLTKEEVIKKAGETLVAAGYVEERYVEGMLARERDLSTYIGNGIAIPHGENAVKDAVKQSGIVVIQSPEGIEFADGNKAHIIVGIAGKDNDHLAILANIASAIEDYDEAKMQELYTTTDANLLYDLFTKND
- the serS gene encoding serine--tRNA ligase — its product is MLDMKFVRDHLDEVQEMLEKRNNSYRLDGFSDLEKARRDLLGKVEEQKAYRNTHSKEVGALKKSGEEEKAAALSQKLRQVGEEISALDNEVRDIEEKLREMLLNVPNMPDASVPVGKDENDNVEQRRVGTPREFSFAPKAHWDLGRELDILDPDRAAKVTGARFHFYKGLGARLERACINFMMDLHAEKHGYTEMLAPYIANKDSMTGTGQLPKFAEDMFKLEGLDYYLVPTAEVPTTNYHRDEILDAKQLPEYYTSYTACFRAEAGSAGRDTRGLIRQHQFNKVELIKFCEPSTSYDELESMVDAAEDVLRLLELPYRVILLCTGDMSFTSAKTYDIEVWMPSQGVYREISSCSNCLDYQARRANIKYRPEPKAKPEYLHTLNGSGLAVGRTVAAILENNQQEDGSVIIPKALVPYMGGVEVITPPTK
- a CDS encoding mannitol-1-phosphate 5-dehydrogenase — translated: MKKAMHYGAGNIGRGFLGQLLSASGYEITFVDVQQEVIDDINNLGKYTIEIVGDAPQEIVVEHVRAINGGDVDLFVKNFVETDVLTTAIGPNILKFIAPNIAKGIEKRVEVNSTPLNIIACENMVGGSQILKGLVYEHLSEDVRKKADALIAFPNAAVDRIVPIQHPEEKLRVAVEEYCELDVDATMIKGERPPIQGIHYVDDLGAYIERKLFTLNTGHASTAYLAYQKGIKDIYHAMQDEEIVAAVREVWKETGELLVKKHGFDPAVHQAYIEKSESRFKNPHISDEVTRVGRGPIRKLGAADRLVAPAAQLIEMGKEPEGLALVIAAAMKFDCKEDPEAVELQDYIKANGVDAALKHFSGIETGSKLHALIRKYL